The following coding sequences lie in one Sorghum bicolor cultivar BTx623 chromosome 6, Sorghum_bicolor_NCBIv3, whole genome shotgun sequence genomic window:
- the LOC8073710 gene encoding uncharacterized protein LOC8073710 has translation MKAPSLLVQCFPGLLPSKATSCVPIISEKDLQLPSPAVEIIPSKSAHPYKYAGEKVDVQGLDIFKGKVSVADMIAFSPSEVASSKYDGTLKYWESSITLVNILKNEIRDGQLSFRGKRVLELGCGSGLSGIFACLKGASTVHFQDINAETIRCRTIPNVLANLEQARDRQNRPSESPVTPSRQLLAPNVHFYAGEWDELPTILSVVQPPAAPTNLSFSEDDFMDVCSSHDGSSIVGHDYCPRRSRKLSGSRAWERANETDQADGGYDVILISDVPYAVNSLKKLYALISKCLRPPYGVLYVASKKNLVGSNGGARQLRALMEEEGVLGGHFLTEVCDREIWKFFFK, from the exons ATGAAGGCACCATCACTGCTGGTTCAGTGTTTCCCTGGCTTGCTTCCCAGCAAGGCCACTAGTTGCGTGCCAATTATATCTGAGAAGGATCTGCAGCTACCATCACCAGCTGTTGAAATAATCCCCTCAAAG AGTGCTCATCCATACAAATATGCTGGAGAGAAGGTTGATGTGCAAGGTCTTGATATTTTCAAG GGTAAAGTCAGTGTAGCGGATATGATAGCCTTCTCACCGTCTGAAGTAGCATCATCAAAATATGATG GAACTCTGAAATACTGGGAGAGTTCCATTACTCTTGTCAACATTCTTAAAAATGAGATCCGTGATGGGCAGTTGAGCTTCAGGGGAAAGCGGGTTCTAGAG CTTGGATGTGGATCTGGCCTCTCCGGGATTTTTGCCTGCTTGAAG GGTGCATCCACAGTTCACTTTCAGGACATAAATGCAGAAACCATACGATGCAGAACAATACCCAATGTTCTTGCAAATCTTGAGCAGGCTCGGGACAGACAGAATAGACCATCCGAGAGCCCTGTTACGCCATCTAGGCAGCTCTTGGCTCCAAATGTACATTTCTATGCTGGAGAGTGGGATGAACTCCCAACAATTCTCTCAGTCGTGCAGCCACCCGCGGCACCAACAAACCTCAGCTTCTCTGAGGATGATTTTATGGATGTCTGCAGTAGTCATGATGGAAGCAGTATAGTTGGTCATGACTACTGCCCCAGAAGATCTAGGAAGCTTTCTGGTAGCCGTGCATGGGAGAGGGCTAATGAGACTGACCAAGCAGACGGTGGCTATGATGTAATTTTGATTTCTGATGTCCCCTACGCAGTTAACTCTCTGAAGAAGCTCTATGCACTTATTTCAAAG TGCCTACGTCCTCCTTATGGAGTCCTGTACGTGGCTTCCAAGAAGAACTTGGTTGGTTCCAATGGTGGCGCCAGGCAGCTTCGAGCTCTGATGGAAGAGGAAGGTGTCCTTGGTGGTCACTTCTTGACTGAGGTTTGTGACAGGGAGATATGGAAGTTCTTTTTCAAGTGA